A genome region from Littorina saxatilis isolate snail1 linkage group LG16, US_GU_Lsax_2.0, whole genome shotgun sequence includes the following:
- the LOC138950135 gene encoding uncharacterized protein isoform X1: MIISRYSSSVTSAMLYFNFISFGIGCLAISTSCQSATRASTGNDVVCTVKEWFGGKAEMVGNMDKGDHSVKQSMTMYYYSALKEKLIALPFFKYKKLIYDYPGGALYTIMYDNLGFHSNCTKSPLSGRFPEVCTPANSLVTVDPHTSFGAGSYVTYGWEVRSVSGSTTHHVTMSDNLLPMFEEVSGTVDGAPFFHAAYYFNTTRVSFSADTFKLPALCLSA; the protein is encoded by the exons ATGATTATTTCCAGGTACTCGAGTTCTGTGACGTCAGCCATGCTGTATTTCAACTTCATTTCCTTCGGCATCGGCTGCTTGGCTATTTCCACTTCGTGCCAAAGTGCGACGCGCGCATCCACCGGAAATGACGTGGTGTGCACAGTGAAGGAATGGTTTGGCGGGAAGGCGGAGATGGTTGGCAACATGGACAAGGGAGATCATTCTGTTAAACAG TCCATGACGATGTACTATTACTCTGCTCTGAAAGAAAAGCTGATCGCCCTGCCCTTTTTCAAGTACAAGAAACTCATCTACGATTACCCTGGT GGAGCGCTCTACACCATCATGTATGACAACTTAGGGTTCCATTCCAACTGTACGAAGTCCCCTCTCTCCGGACGCTTCCCAGAAGTCTGCACTCCGG CCAATTCTCTGGTCACTGTGGACCCACACACCAGCTTTGGGGCCGGAAGTTACGTCACGTACGGCTGGGAAGTGCGTAGCGTGAGCGGAAGTACGACACATCACGTGACCATGTCTGACAATCTGCTGCCCATGTTTGAAGAAGTCAGCGGCACTGTTGACGGAG CCCCGTTCTTCCACGCTGCGTATTACTTCAACACCACGAGGGTCTCGTTCAGTGCCGACACCTTCAAGCTCCCAGCCCTGTGTCTCTCTGCCTAA
- the LOC138950135 gene encoding uncharacterized protein isoform X2 yields the protein MIGNMDKGDHSVKQSMTMYYYSALKEKLIALPFFKYKKLIYDYPGGALYTIMYDNLGFHSNCTKSPLSGRFPEVCTPANSLVTVDPHTSFGAGSYVTYGWEVRSVSGSTTHHVTMSDNLLPMFEEVSGTVDGAPFFHAAYYFNTTRVSFSADTFKLPALCLSA from the exons ATGATTGGCAACATGGACAAGGGAGATCACTCTGTTAAACAG TCCATGACGATGTACTATTACTCTGCTCTGAAAGAAAAGCTGATCGCCCTGCCCTTTTTCAAGTACAAGAAACTCATCTACGATTACCCTGGT GGAGCGCTCTACACCATCATGTATGACAACTTAGGGTTCCATTCCAACTGTACGAAGTCCCCTCTCTCCGGACGCTTCCCAGAAGTCTGCACTCCGG CCAATTCTCTGGTCACTGTGGACCCACACACCAGCTTTGGGGCCGGAAGTTACGTCACGTACGGCTGGGAAGTGCGTAGCGTGAGCGGAAGTACGACACATCACGTGACCATGTCTGACAATCTGCTGCCCATGTTTGAAGAAGTCAGCGGCACTGTTGACGGAG CCCCGTTCTTCCACGCTGCGTATTACTTCAACACCACGAGGGTCTCGTTCAGTGCCGACACCTTCAAGCTCCCAGCCCTGTGTCTCTCTGCCTAA